A region from the Melioribacter roseus P3M-2 genome encodes:
- a CDS encoding efflux RND transporter permease subunit: MNKIIDFALKNRLLLAVLALVVFAGGYMSYNRLPIDAFPDVSPSLVQVFTETEGLAPEEVEKYVTFPVETAMNGLPNLKNIRSVSNFGLSVVNIYFEDGTDIYFARQVVNERLQEAREQIPDGFGDPQMGPISTGMGLVLFYYLDDTTGKYSAEELRSIQDWIIKYQLQTVPGVTEVLGIGGYEKQFHVVLNPNKLLRYDIGVNEIVDIIKKNNLNIGASFIERDAEEFIVRSVGLATKIEDLENIVIKTNDGTPIYLNQVADIKIGGAVRRGLQTRNGLTEIVAGQVVKLFGTNSSTVISAVEKKMEEINKSLPEGIKLVPYYEQKSLVEAAVSTVTNALLQGILLVTIILVLFMGSLRPSIVVALSIPFSVLFSFIGMEYFGLSINLMSFGGLAIAIGMMVDGSIVLVENIDRLKRESSPDENFIHVVARAGKEVLRPIIFSIIIIITVFIPLFTLQGVEGKTFKPLAYTIALAMFGSLIFAMFLAPVYSSYLLKSRTNKKKSQKENFLVRGLLKVYSPVIKYFVKNRIAAIVLSIVILVSGFIIFPKLGSEFTPTLKEGTLVVRMALAPSISLEESKRTALKIERRIMQVPEVKGTVSRVGRGEVGAHTDPINSVESYILLKPEDEWRPGMTQEKLEDEIRKKISNFPGVLVNFTQPIQMTVDELLEGVKAELAIKLFGDDLAELKSKADEISSVIRTVPGAADIQVDQISGKPQLKITVNRHSIARYGLNLADVQEVIRTAIGGETAGQIFEGIRRFDIFVRFAPKFRENESAIKELLITTPNGMKVPLSQIADIEEIEGPRQITREQNQRFITIQCNVVGRDIGSFVEDAQKKIDEQVNLPVGYYTTWGGQYKLQQEANKRFAIVIPITLLIVFFLLYSSFNSLKNTILIFINIPLALVGGVIALWLTGLNLSVPSSVGFIALFGIALQNGMVLVTYLNQLIREGKSIDEASIEGAKLRLRPVLMTALTTMLGLLPLLISTGTGSEVQRPLATVVIGGLFTSTILTLIVLPALYKWFQVKLVDEEI; this comes from the coding sequence ATGAATAAAATTATAGATTTTGCCCTAAAGAACCGTCTGCTCCTCGCCGTATTGGCTTTGGTTGTTTTTGCAGGCGGATATATGAGTTATAACAGATTGCCTATAGATGCTTTTCCTGACGTATCACCTTCTTTGGTTCAAGTGTTCACTGAAACAGAAGGACTTGCACCGGAAGAAGTTGAAAAGTATGTTACTTTTCCTGTTGAAACGGCAATGAATGGTTTGCCAAACCTAAAAAACATTCGCTCTGTTTCTAACTTCGGATTAAGTGTTGTTAATATCTATTTTGAAGACGGTACAGACATATATTTTGCAAGACAAGTTGTAAATGAAAGATTACAAGAAGCTCGTGAGCAAATTCCAGATGGTTTTGGCGATCCTCAAATGGGTCCTATATCCACCGGTATGGGGTTGGTTCTCTTCTATTATTTGGATGATACAACAGGTAAATATTCTGCTGAAGAATTAAGAAGTATTCAAGATTGGATAATAAAATATCAGCTTCAAACCGTGCCCGGTGTTACAGAGGTTCTGGGCATTGGAGGTTACGAAAAGCAATTTCATGTAGTTCTTAACCCGAATAAATTATTAAGATACGACATTGGCGTTAACGAGATTGTAGATATAATAAAAAAGAATAATCTAAATATTGGCGCATCTTTTATTGAAAGAGATGCTGAAGAATTTATTGTTCGCTCTGTGGGATTAGCAACAAAAATAGAAGACCTTGAAAACATAGTGATAAAAACGAACGACGGTACACCAATTTATTTAAATCAGGTAGCTGATATAAAAATTGGCGGCGCAGTTCGTAGAGGTCTTCAAACAAGAAATGGATTAACGGAAATTGTTGCCGGTCAAGTTGTTAAGCTTTTCGGAACAAATTCTTCTACTGTTATATCTGCAGTTGAAAAAAAGATGGAGGAAATTAATAAATCTTTACCCGAAGGTATTAAGTTAGTTCCATACTATGAACAGAAATCGTTGGTAGAAGCTGCAGTTAGTACAGTAACTAATGCACTATTACAAGGTATTTTGCTGGTTACAATTATACTTGTTTTATTTATGGGCTCTCTTCGACCCAGCATAGTTGTTGCCCTCTCAATTCCATTCTCTGTTCTATTTTCATTTATCGGAATGGAATATTTCGGATTATCGATTAACCTTATGTCTTTTGGCGGACTTGCAATAGCCATTGGAATGATGGTTGACGGCAGCATTGTTTTGGTAGAAAACATAGATAGGTTAAAAAGAGAATCTTCGCCTGATGAAAACTTTATTCACGTTGTTGCAAGAGCGGGAAAAGAGGTATTAAGACCTATTATATTTTCCATTATTATTATTATTACTGTATTTATTCCATTGTTTACACTCCAAGGAGTTGAAGGAAAAACCTTTAAACCTCTCGCCTACACTATTGCATTGGCAATGTTTGGTTCTCTGATTTTTGCTATGTTTCTTGCACCGGTGTACTCATCTTATCTATTAAAAAGTAGAACTAACAAAAAGAAATCGCAGAAAGAGAATTTTTTAGTAAGAGGTTTACTAAAAGTATATTCTCCGGTAATTAAATATTTTGTGAAGAATAGAATTGCTGCCATTGTTCTATCTATTGTAATATTAGTAAGCGGATTTATTATCTTTCCCAAACTTGGTTCGGAATTTACACCAACTCTTAAAGAGGGAACTCTTGTTGTACGTATGGCTTTAGCTCCATCAATTTCACTTGAGGAAAGCAAGAGAACTGCTCTTAAGATAGAAAGAAGAATAATGCAAGTGCCGGAGGTTAAGGGTACTGTAAGTAGGGTTGGTCGTGGAGAAGTAGGCGCGCATACAGATCCTATAAATAGCGTGGAAAGTTATATTCTACTCAAGCCGGAAGATGAATGGCGTCCCGGAATGACTCAGGAAAAATTGGAAGATGAAATTAGAAAGAAAATTTCAAATTTCCCTGGCGTTCTCGTTAACTTCACTCAACCAATTCAAATGACAGTAGATGAACTTCTCGAAGGTGTAAAGGCTGAACTTGCAATAAAACTTTTCGGAGACGATCTTGCGGAATTAAAATCCAAAGCCGACGAAATCTCCTCCGTTATTAGAACTGTTCCCGGTGCTGCCGATATTCAAGTGGATCAAATAAGTGGCAAGCCCCAGCTTAAAATTACTGTTAACCGGCATTCAATTGCCCGCTATGGATTAAACTTAGCCGATGTGCAAGAAGTAATAAGAACCGCAATTGGTGGAGAAACAGCAGGCCAAATTTTCGAGGGTATTCGCCGGTTCGATATTTTTGTCCGTTTCGCTCCCAAATTCAGAGAGAATGAATCTGCAATTAAAGAATTGCTTATTACCACTCCAAACGGGATGAAGGTACCTCTAAGCCAAATTGCAGATATTGAAGAAATTGAAGGTCCCAGACAAATAACCCGCGAACAAAATCAACGTTTTATTACAATTCAATGTAATGTTGTTGGAAGGGATATTGGCAGCTTTGTGGAAGATGCTCAGAAAAAAATTGATGAACAGGTTAATCTTCCGGTTGGTTATTACACTACTTGGGGCGGACAATACAAACTTCAGCAAGAAGCAAATAAAAGGTTTGCTATAGTAATTCCTATTACTTTGCTTATTGTCTTTTTCTTGCTCTATTCTAGCTTCAATTCTCTAAAAAATACCATACTGATTTTTATTAACATTCCACTTGCTTTGGTTGGAGGTGTTATAGCTTTATGGTTAACGGGATTAAACCTTTCTGTGCCTTCTTCCGTTGGTTTTATAGCTCTTTTCGGAATTGCCCTTCAGAACGGAATGGTACTTGTAACTTACCTTAACCAATTAATTCGTGAAGGAAAATCAATTGACGAAGCCTCAATAGAAGGAGCAAAGCTTAGGCTGAGACCCGTTTTGATGACAGCCTTAACAACCATGCTCGGATTACTGCCGTTGCTAATTTCTACCGGTACGGGCTCGGAAGTTCAACGTCCTTTAGCCACTGTAGTAATTGGCGGGTTGTTTACATCCACAATTTTAACATTGATTGTTTTACCTGCACTTTATAAATGGTTCCAGGTTAAATTAGTTGATGAAGAAATATAA
- a CDS encoding P-II family nitrogen regulator, with amino-acid sequence MKEIKAIIKPFKLDDVITELHKIEGLPGITISEIKGFGKSKAKNSTDPVREGIHEFVKKVKLELVVPDNLVENVVNTIQQTAHTGNIGDGKIFIIDVEEVVKIRTNERGESAI; translated from the coding sequence ATGAAAGAAATTAAAGCTATAATAAAACCTTTTAAATTGGACGATGTTATTACCGAACTTCACAAAATAGAAGGGCTGCCCGGGATTACTATTTCGGAAATAAAAGGTTTTGGTAAATCGAAGGCAAAGAATTCAACTGATCCGGTACGCGAAGGAATACACGAATTCGTAAAAAAGGTCAAGCTTGAACTTGTTGTGCCAGATAATCTTGTTGAAAATGTTGTAAATACAATTCAGCAGACTGCTCATACCGGAAATATAGGCGATGGGAAAATATTTATAATTGATGTGGAAGAAGTTGTAAAAATTAGAACGAATGAAAGAGGGGAGAGTGCAATCTGA
- a CDS encoding cation transporter, with product MIKSVYKILKMDCPSEEKLIRMQLEEIDGIKNLEFDIQNRMLTIIHKNKGDDITQQLDRLNLDSTLIETSVYDENTITENASANRNEKKVLLVVLIINAVFFVIEMTFGWISKSMGLAADSLDMFADASVYGLSLYAVGKAVARKKNIAKLSGYIQLGLAVLGFMEVLRRFLGFEELPDYKTMMIVAGFAFVANIICLYLLQKHKSNEAHMKASMIFTSNDIVVNLGVIVAGFLVNVLSSNKPDLIIGSIVFIVVARGAFRILKIAK from the coding sequence ATGATTAAATCAGTTTACAAAATCTTAAAAATGGATTGTCCGTCCGAAGAAAAATTAATAAGAATGCAGCTGGAAGAAATTGATGGAATCAAAAATCTTGAATTTGATATTCAAAATAGAATGTTGACTATCATACACAAAAATAAAGGCGATGATATTACACAACAACTTGACAGACTCAATCTTGACTCGACGTTAATTGAAACTTCAGTATATGATGAAAATACAATAACCGAAAACGCATCGGCTAATCGAAATGAAAAAAAAGTGTTATTGGTTGTTTTAATAATTAATGCTGTTTTTTTTGTAATCGAAATGACGTTCGGCTGGATTTCGAAATCAATGGGACTGGCAGCTGATTCACTTGATATGTTTGCCGATGCCTCGGTTTATGGATTAAGTCTATACGCTGTTGGTAAAGCGGTCGCAAGAAAAAAGAATATCGCAAAGTTAAGCGGCTACATTCAATTAGGACTGGCTGTTTTGGGATTTATGGAAGTACTAAGGCGTTTTTTAGGATTTGAGGAATTGCCGGACTATAAAACAATGATGATAGTTGCCGGGTTTGCGTTCGTTGCCAATATTATTTGTCTCTATCTTTTACAAAAGCATAAAAGCAACGAAGCTCATATGAAAGCAAGTATGATATTTACGTCGAATGACATTGTTGTTAATCTTGGGGTAATAGTTGCGGGGTTTCTTGTAAACGTTCTTTCATCTAATAAGCCGGATTTAATTATCGGAAGTATTGTTTTTATTGTTGTTGCTCGTGGAGCTTTTAGAATATTAAAAATAGCAAAGTAA
- a CDS encoding cation diffusion facilitator family transporter, producing the protein MSNEHNHSHNVENYNKAFGFGIALNIIYIIVEVTYGLIINSTALLADAGHNFSDVLGLILACGGAYLAQTAVTKNRTYGLRKATILAALFNAVLLLIAVGAITIEAIRKIIEPEPVGGTTMIIVAGIGVFINTLTALLFLKGSEKDLNIKGAFLHMAADAGVSLGVVLAGLIINITGMYIFDPIISIVIVVVITIGTWGLLKDSLHLSMDAVPRSIDYEKVQSYLSSLEGVKEVHDLHIWAMSTTEIALTVHLVYIGIYERNNFIKNISEDLYHKFNIVHTTIQIEDIENNNCNQNQF; encoded by the coding sequence TTGTCAAATGAACATAATCATTCGCACAACGTGGAAAATTATAACAAAGCATTTGGATTTGGTATTGCATTAAATATCATTTACATCATAGTTGAAGTCACATACGGGCTTATAATTAATTCGACGGCGCTATTAGCGGATGCCGGACATAATTTTAGCGATGTTCTTGGTTTAATTTTAGCATGTGGTGGAGCTTACCTTGCTCAAACTGCCGTTACAAAAAACAGAACTTACGGATTAAGAAAAGCTACCATACTTGCGGCTTTATTTAATGCTGTTCTTTTGTTGATAGCTGTGGGAGCCATAACAATTGAAGCTATTCGAAAGATTATAGAACCTGAGCCGGTCGGCGGTACAACTATGATAATTGTTGCCGGCATTGGAGTATTTATTAACACTTTGACCGCATTGCTATTTTTGAAAGGGAGCGAAAAAGATTTAAATATTAAAGGCGCTTTTCTGCATATGGCTGCCGATGCGGGGGTTTCGCTTGGCGTGGTACTTGCCGGTTTGATTATAAACATTACAGGAATGTATATTTTTGATCCGATTATAAGTATTGTTATCGTTGTTGTAATTACAATCGGAACCTGGGGCTTATTAAAAGATTCATTACATCTTTCTATGGACGCGGTGCCGAGAAGTATTGATTATGAAAAGGTTCAATCCTACTTAAGTTCATTAGAAGGAGTCAAAGAAGTTCACGACTTGCATATCTGGGCAATGAGCACTACTGAGATTGCTTTGACTGTTCACCTTGTTTACATTGGCATATATGAAAGAAACAATTTTATCAAGAATATTAGTGAAGATTTATATCATAAATTTAACATTGTTCATACTACGATCCAGATAGAGGATATTGAGAATAATAATTGTAATCAGAATCAATTTTGA
- a CDS encoding integron integrase — protein sequence MIFKETKDKPKLLNQVRMALRTNHYSLKTEEAYIGWIKRYILYHNKRHPNEMGAEEIKKFISFLANEKNVSSSTQNQALNAILYLYKNIIKKEINFVDGISYVKRIRHLPTVFTREEAQKIIAELEGVVQLFVKMLYGTGMRLSEGLQLRVKDIDFEAKQITVRDGKGEKDRITILPEKLIEPLRGHIKKVRNLHLKDLQKGFGFTVLPYALERKYPNASKEFIWQYVFPAKSFIYDKERKLKYRYHIHESVIQKAVRSAIQKANINKQGSVHTFRHSFATHLLESGVDIRTIQELLGHKSIRTTMVYTHVMNKFKGIRSPLDNIL from the coding sequence ATGATCTTCAAAGAAACTAAAGACAAGCCCAAGCTTCTTAATCAAGTAAGGATGGCGCTAAGAACGAACCATTACAGTTTAAAGACTGAAGAAGCATACATCGGTTGGATAAAGAGATATATTCTTTATCATAATAAACGCCACCCAAATGAAATGGGCGCCGAGGAGATAAAAAAATTTATATCATTCCTTGCAAATGAGAAAAATGTTTCCTCCTCAACCCAGAACCAGGCATTAAATGCAATTTTATATCTTTACAAAAATATAATTAAGAAAGAAATAAATTTTGTTGATGGAATAAGTTACGTAAAACGAATAAGACATTTGCCGACAGTATTTACAAGAGAAGAAGCTCAAAAAATAATAGCAGAGTTAGAAGGAGTAGTTCAGTTATTTGTTAAAATGTTATATGGAACGGGAATGAGACTAAGTGAAGGATTACAACTAAGAGTTAAAGATATTGATTTTGAGGCAAAACAAATTACGGTTCGAGATGGTAAAGGTGAGAAAGACAGAATAACAATATTACCGGAAAAATTAATAGAGCCGCTAAGGGGTCATATAAAAAAAGTAAGGAATTTGCACTTGAAAGATTTACAAAAAGGTTTTGGTTTTACGGTTTTGCCATATGCATTAGAAAGGAAATATCCCAATGCATCAAAAGAATTTATCTGGCAATATGTTTTTCCGGCCAAGAGTTTTATTTATGATAAAGAAAGGAAGTTAAAGTACAGATACCATATACATGAATCAGTTATTCAAAAAGCGGTTCGAAGTGCAATACAAAAAGCAAATATAAATAAACAGGGAAGTGTACATACATTCAGGCACAGTTTTGCAACTCATCTATTAGAAAGTGGAGTTGATATTAGAACAATACAGGAATTACTCGGGCATAAATCTATAAGAACAACTATGGTTTATACTCACGTTATGAATAAATTTAAGGGAATAAGGAGTCCGCTTGATAATATTCTTTAA
- a CDS encoding carbohydrate binding domain-containing protein: MRNLVIMIVFLALFVSCNEKGTNHETKSFKVSGKILYKNKPLENATVSLNDMLNFTTQSDVNGNFQIDNVPQDSYNLKVQKTFENGSYLSTNSTLEVNNDIYLNALRLPTGVTLYPAQNVTDSEALISWSPTDANDFREYKLFRHTSPGIDENTGSLIYVSTSINDTIFTDINLEPLKTYYYRIYLMNEYGKLGGSNIISIVTENRNIISNGDFEEVGNDSLPTEWIFRDNKDIYKLVQSDESYSGNNYLLINPTRYVYDLSWGSLRYRVPYTELVSGSQYTISFWYFVEELEGNSQLMIEFKPEQLTFIFDTITGEEKGIWKKYERTFTAPSNIFSDYYLEFETQVNIPYNNELWKVRIDDVSLIKKE; this comes from the coding sequence ATGAGAAATCTGGTCATAATGATAGTATTCTTGGCACTATTCGTAAGTTGTAATGAAAAGGGTACAAACCATGAAACTAAATCATTCAAAGTTTCAGGGAAAATACTGTATAAAAACAAACCTCTTGAAAATGCAACTGTTTCACTCAACGACATGCTTAATTTTACTACTCAATCTGATGTCAATGGCAATTTTCAGATTGATAATGTTCCTCAAGACAGTTATAATCTAAAAGTTCAAAAAACATTTGAAAATGGATCATATTTATCCACAAATTCAACACTTGAAGTCAATAACGATATTTATCTGAATGCTTTAAGGTTACCAACAGGTGTAACGTTGTATCCAGCCCAAAATGTTACTGATTCTGAAGCACTTATATCGTGGTCGCCGACAGATGCCAATGATTTTAGGGAATATAAATTGTTTAGGCACACTTCCCCCGGCATTGATGAAAATACAGGAAGCTTAATATATGTTTCTACATCTATCAATGATACAATATTTACCGATATAAATTTAGAGCCGCTTAAAACTTATTATTATAGAATATATCTTATGAACGAATATGGAAAATTAGGAGGCAGTAATATTATAAGTATTGTCACTGAAAATAGGAATATTATATCAAATGGTGATTTCGAAGAGGTCGGAAATGATTCATTACCAACAGAATGGATTTTCAGAGATAATAAAGACATTTATAAATTGGTACAAAGCGATGAATCATATAGTGGAAATAATTATTTATTAATTAATCCTACAAGATATGTATATGATTTAAGTTGGGGCTCATTGAGATATAGAGTCCCGTACACAGAGCTTGTTTCAGGTTCGCAGTACACTATTTCGTTTTGGTATTTTGTAGAAGAATTAGAAGGTAATTCTCAATTAATGATTGAATTTAAACCAGAACAATTAACATTTATATTTGATACTATAACTGGAGAAGAGAAAGGAATATGGAAGAAATATGAAAGGACATTTACTGCACCATCGAATATTTTTTCTGATTATTATTTAGAGTTTGAGACGCAGGTAAATATACCTTACAATAATGAACTTTGGAAGGTTAGAATTGATGATGTCAGTCTAATTAAAAAAGAATAA
- a CDS encoding type II toxin-antitoxin system VapC family toxin, producing MKLVCLDTHILIWGIKNESSPGQEEMIPKAKRFIKWLDDNKYRVIVPSVVVGELLMRVPLELHRDVNKLLEKHFIIAPFDSLAASHFAKIWQMKESEEVINQLKEQFDLKREAIKVDCQIVAIAVARGAQCIYSYDPGVKKFGEKVIDVYEIPSIEEQLNFFNTE from the coding sequence ATGAAACTTGTCTGTCTTGATACGCATATATTAATTTGGGGCATTAAAAATGAAAGCTCTCCCGGACAAGAAGAAATGATTCCCAAAGCAAAAAGGTTTATTAAATGGCTTGATGATAACAAATATCGTGTTATTGTTCCTTCTGTTGTGGTTGGCGAATTATTAATGAGAGTTCCTTTGGAACTTCATCGTGATGTTAACAAATTATTAGAGAAACATTTTATAATTGCTCCTTTTGATTCTTTAGCCGCAAGTCATTTCGCCAAAATTTGGCAAATGAAAGAATCTGAGGAAGTTATAAACCAATTAAAAGAACAATTTGATTTGAAAAGAGAAGCAATAAAAGTAGATTGTCAAATTGTAGCTATTGCTGTTGCTCGCGGCGCACAGTGTATTTATAGTTATGATCCTGGTGTTAAAAAGTTTGGAGAGAAAGTAATTGATGTTTATGAAATCCCTTCAATTGAAGAACAACTTAATTTTTTTAATACAGAATAA